Proteins encoded within one genomic window of Mycolicibacterium aubagnense:
- a CDS encoding Rv2629 family ribosome hibernation factor: MDTTPFRPLLGHHGPFASVYFDIALNVPDGQERMDATWQDIRRDLLHQGADNTIIATLEPAVRQQLSLAGPRGLITSADAVHIAAAAGYPRSGLPLTRVSQLPYVLPLMNGDLWHPNYLLVAVDREGAELTVHQNHRRVRRETLQGDGYPVHKAATAGWNGYGDFQHNVEEAVRINVRAVAARVTELADEIGAAVIFVSGQVRTRAEMTAELPKRLAASVVALPSGTSGQRLSDHDAHEFIEEVLRTRHTTEMHQLTETFAQERGNQSGRAVDGLRSVCAALRDGNVDTLLIGDLGAAAVLLGTGPTTVATDADTLSDLGQAPSAVARADEALPFAAIAGRSAIAYATRDLTLTDGVGALLRHRAMEYAPGDGHAVEARR; the protein is encoded by the coding sequence GTGGACACCACACCGTTCCGTCCGTTGCTCGGCCACCACGGACCGTTCGCGTCGGTCTACTTCGACATCGCACTCAACGTGCCCGACGGACAGGAGCGCATGGACGCGACATGGCAGGACATCCGTCGTGATCTGCTCCACCAAGGAGCCGACAACACGATCATCGCGACCCTGGAACCAGCAGTGCGGCAACAACTATCGCTTGCCGGCCCGCGCGGGCTGATTACCAGCGCCGACGCCGTGCACATCGCCGCGGCCGCGGGCTATCCACGGTCCGGGTTGCCGCTGACCCGGGTGTCTCAGCTGCCCTATGTGCTGCCGCTCATGAACGGAGACCTTTGGCACCCCAACTACTTGTTGGTCGCGGTCGACCGGGAAGGTGCGGAGCTGACCGTGCATCAGAACCACCGCAGAGTTCGTCGCGAAACGCTGCAGGGCGACGGGTATCCGGTGCACAAGGCGGCAACTGCCGGTTGGAATGGTTATGGCGACTTCCAGCACAACGTGGAGGAGGCGGTCCGCATCAATGTCCGCGCCGTTGCCGCCCGAGTCACCGAACTTGCCGACGAGATCGGCGCCGCAGTGATTTTCGTGTCGGGACAGGTGCGCACCCGCGCCGAAATGACAGCGGAACTACCCAAGCGTCTGGCGGCATCGGTGGTCGCACTGCCCTCTGGGACGTCAGGACAACGTCTGTCGGACCATGACGCTCACGAGTTCATCGAAGAAGTGCTGCGCACCCGGCACACCACCGAGATGCACCAGCTCACAGAAACTTTCGCTCAAGAACGGGGCAACCAATCGGGGCGGGCAGTGGACGGGCTGAGGTCGGTGTGCGCAGCCTTACGTGACGGCAACGTGGACACGCTGCTGATCGGCGACCTGGGCGCCGCCGCCGTACTGCTCGGGACCGGTCCGACAACGGTCGCCACCGATGCCGACACGCTCTCGGATCTCGGCCAAGCTCCCAGCGCTGTTGCCCGCGCGGACGAAGCACTGCCGTTTGCGGCCATCGCCGGCCGATCGGCCATCGCGTACGCAACCCGCGACCTGACCCTCACCGACGGCGTCGGCGCACTCCTCCGGCATCGCGCGATGGAATACGCACCAGGAGACGGGCACGCTGTGGAAGCACGCCGATGA